The segment CTCCAGGTGCCGGAGCCGTATATACCGCAGACGGGGGCTCGCATCATGTCGCTGGACGACGCCTCGAAAAAAATGAGCAAGAGCAATCCGAATCCGGGAAGTTATATTGCGCTGCTGGATGAGCCGGATGTCATCCGCAAGAAGCTATCCAGGGCAACGACGGATTCCGGGCGGGAGGTCCGTTTTGATCCGGTTGAAAAACCGGAAATCAGCAATTTAATGGCGATTTATGCGCATTGTGCAAACATGCAAATGTCAGAGGTGGAGCGTGCCTACGAGGGGCAAGGCTATGGCGCCTTCAAGAAGGATTTGGCCGAACGGGTTGTGGAAGCCTTGGAGCCGCTGCAGGCACGTTACCGCGAAATCCGGCAGTCTGGAGAGCTTCCAGCTATTCTGAGGAAAGGGGCAGCGGAAGCACGCGAGGTTGCCTCCGAGACGCTGCGTCAAATCAAGGATAAGATGGGATTCGTATTGCCGCAGTAGAACGGCTGCTTATTTGCTGCTGCGCCTTTTCACATAGAAGCCGAGGCCTATCATGACAAAGGAAGCCAGGAAAAACAATAAGGCAAGACCTGCTTCTCTGTAGCTGAGTGCGGCGCCTGTGCATACAAACAAAGCGACAGCGGCAAGGGAAAACAACAGGGAGAGGGATTTGCTCAACGTAGATCACTCCGATTTCAAAGTTTTTTTGCCATAGCTGTGCATAAGAACGCTATAGCAGGTGCCATACTAGGATAGCAAGCTTGCAAGACATTACACTTACAGCTACGAAAGGAGTGCTTTTCACATGGCATCTCGCAGCAGCAATACACTGGTAGTGCCTCAAGCAAGTCAAGCATTGGATCAGCTGAAGTATGAAGTGGCGCAAGAACTGGGCATTCAAATTCCGCAAGACGGTTACTACGGCAACATGGCAACTCGCGATACAGGCGCCATCGGCGGCCACATTACTCGCCGTTTGGTTCAAATCGCAGAGCAAGCGATGGCCGGCAACCAACGTTAAGATATAATGATATTTACCCATGAAAGTGATGACA is part of the Xylanibacillus composti genome and harbors:
- a CDS encoding DUF5325 family protein; this encodes MSKSLSLLFSLAAVALFVCTGAALSYREAGLALLFFLASFVMIGLGFYVKRRSSK
- a CDS encoding alpha/beta-type small acid-soluble spore protein, with translation MASRSSNTLVVPQASQALDQLKYEVAQELGIQIPQDGYYGNMATRDTGAIGGHITRRLVQIAEQAMAGNQR